The following are encoded together in the Chaetodon trifascialis isolate fChaTrf1 chromosome 3, fChaTrf1.hap1, whole genome shotgun sequence genome:
- the LOC139351527 gene encoding hatching enzyme 1.2-like has protein sequence MWTCVVVFALLTGGAHSLGDAEHHSCEENQVMSGIESSLGPDGNERQWKIECKALETKGCSWSGFQDMHEQGLHFKCPANQVVAGFFSEFVMEQGVRRWKVYCCSAPGLITTDCQKTPMVNDWNEDFSWHVPADNFLTGIYAKTNKADNDDQRWSFRYCRGTTDSESITSKIFAINKAIQKYLVQGDIVVNKNRNAMTCDSCKWQKKKNVVKVPYTLAKQFSRSEKRSIKQAIKTFKTSTCIHFIRRKKQRDYIKIVKSSGCWSYVGRTGGSQQLSLGDGCVYNGIIQHELSHALGFWHEQSRTDRDSYVRINYENIIEQFRDNFDKEDTNNLNVPYDYGSVMHYGAKDFSKNGEDTITPLTPSAVIGQRDGMSENDILKINKLYGCSKCRNL, from the exons ATGTGGACCTGCGTGGTGGTTTTCGCCCTCCTGACAGGAG GTGCACACAGTTTAGGGGACGCTGAGCATCATTCTTGTGAAGAGAACCAGGTCATGTCTGGAATTGAAAG CTCCCTCGGTCCCGATGGAAACGAACGTCAATGGAAGATTGAGTGCAAGGCGCTGGAGACCAAAGGCTGCTCCTGGTCAGGCTTCCAGGACATGCATGAGCAAGGTCTCCACTTCAAGTGTCCAGCCAATCAGGTGGTTGCTGGCTTCTTCAGTGAGTTCGTGATGGAGCAGGGAGTCAGAAG GTGGAAGGTctactgctgctctgcaccGGGACTGATCACAACTGACTGCCAGAAAACCCCGATGGTCAACGACTGGAACGAAGACTTCAGCTGGCACGTCCCTGCAGACAACTTCCTGACAGGCATCTACGCTAAAACCAACAAGGCTGACAATGA CGATCAGCGCTGGAGTTTCAGGTACTGCAGAGGAACAACAG ACTCGGAGTCAATCACTTCAAAAATCTTTGCTATAAACAAAGCAATACAAAAATACCTCGTTCAAGGAGACATTGTTGTCAACAAAAACAGGAATGCAATGACCTGTGATTCCTGCAaatggcaaaagaaaaagaatgtgGTTAAGGTGCCATATACCCTCGCAAAACAATTCTCCAGATCCGAAAAGCGGTCGATTAAACAAGCTATAAAAACCTTCAAGACGAGCACTTGCATCCACTTTATTCGACGTAAAAAGCAAAGAGACTACATCAAGATTGTGAAATCGTCTGGATGTTGGTCATACGTCGGACGAACCGGAGGGTCTCAGCAGTTATCTCTAGGGGATGGATGCGTGTACAACGGGATCATTCAGCACGAGCTCAGTCACGCACTCGGCTTCTGGCATGAACAAAGTCGAACTGACAGGGACTCTTATGTCAGGATCAACTATGAAAACATCATAGAACAATTCAGAGATAACTTCGATAAAGAAGACACAAACAACCTCAATGTCCCTTATGACTACGGCTCTGTTATGCATTATGGAGCGAAGGACTTCTCAAAGAATGGAGAGGACACCATCACTCCCCTCACGCCCTCAGCAGTGATAGGCCAGAGGGACGGCATGTCAGAAAATGACATTCTCAAGATCAACAAGTTGTATGGCTGCAGTAAGTGTAGAAACCTGTAA
- the LOC139351536 gene encoding hemagglutinin/amebocyte aggregation factor-like, with the protein MNHTCPSGQVVSSIASLYSKSKKDRLWGISCQAFKPVKTCSWSSYKHDSQGEIDFRCADNEVIAGVISGYSKSKMDRSWKFYCCSFSDFTTINPTETPAVNDWREYFEWSVPSSTLLTGVKGVFDARHE; encoded by the exons ATGAATCACACGTGTCCTTCTGGCCAAGTTGTTTCCAGCATCGCAAG TCTCTACAGTAAGTCCAAAAAAGATCGACTCTGGGGAATTTCGTGCCAGGCTTTCAAGCCAGTCAAAACATGCAGCTGGTCCAGTTATAAGCATGACTCTCAGGGTGAGATAGACTTCAGATGTGCAGACAACGAAGTGATCGCAGGGGTCATCAGCGGATACAGCAAGAGCAAGATGGACAGGAG CTGGAAGTTTTACTGCTGCAGTTTCTCTGATTTTACCACAATCAACCCCACGGAAACGCCGGCGGTCAACGACTGGAGGGAGTATTTCGAGTGGTCAGTCCCCAGCAGCACCCTCCTGACAGGAGTGAAAGGCGTTTTTGATGCTAGACATGAGTAA